One Oncorhynchus kisutch isolate 150728-3 linkage group LG30, Okis_V2, whole genome shotgun sequence genomic window, GAGAGACTATCCGTAGCTATAGTATGTGCTGTTTATGTGTTAAATGTATCTTGTGTATAGTCTTCTCTTtaaaaaatagttttttaaatgtaacctttatttaactacgtaagtcaggtaagaacaaattcttatttacaatgacagccaaccagggaacagcaggttaactgccttgttcagggacagaaccttgtcagctcagagattcaatccagcaacctttcagttactggcccaacgctctaaccactaggctacctgcagtatCTCTTCATGCAGGCCCAAATGCCAGTTACCGTCAATGTGATCAAGCTGGCAAGAATGTTGGTATAGTGCAAAATTCAACATTCATTATTTTCATGTACAAAGACAAAGTAGTTCagaaatgaataataataattataataataaaccTAGTTAATAATTATATTAGTGTTTGGCTCCAGTAGCTGGTCAAACCTATGTCTTTCAAGTATCTCTCAACAATAACAATACAAACAtttgaaacacagacacacatttggagaaaaaaagaaTTAAAAAAGTCTACTTTGTATACAATTAAGAAACAAAACACATATAAAGAAACAttaacaaaaacacaacacattgTAATACTTCATCAGTTGCATAGTTTTTTTTCAGGGAACTGTTCCATGTTCATTGCAGTGCAGAGAAGCAGGAATCACATTGCGCATAAACAGTGATAAGTAGTCTCACTCTGTCTCCATTTAACAAAAATATATGATGTATCTCTTTTTTATCTGAAAGTGCCACAGAGACTATTCCGATTTAACAATACCCTGTCAGATAATAAGACAAAACAGACAGATCAGTCAAAGAactccccaaaaatgtattgtccaTCATACCAGTTATATTATGTCCATCATATCAATGGTGCCTTCTTATTATGGATGAGTCTTTTACTGCTCTGTACTGTCTCTTACGAGCAGCCGCACTCATCCACAATCATGTTCTGGATGTCCTTCTTGATGATCTTCTGCTCCTCGTTGTAGTAGAGCATGGACATGGCGCGTAGTCGCGTGGGCACGCAGCATGACTTGATGTTTTGGAAGGGCGCGTAGCCCCGCATGCGGTAGTGGTTAATGACAGTGGAGTGAAAGGACAGCGAGGAACCTGTGATGCTGGCTACATGGCTGGGGCAGTCACCCTCGCAGTAGTTGGCGTGGTAGCCTGGCGGTGCGATGATCCAGTCGTTCCAGCCGATGTCCTTGAAGTTGACATAGAACTGCCTCTTGCAGCACATGTGCATCTTGTCGTCGCACTCCAGGCCTCGTTTGGCACGGCGGTGAGCGTGTTCCTCCTCGCCAGGCCGCAGTACGACCATGAGGAATGGCCGGTGGGACTGTTCCCTCTCCCGTCCCGGTTGCTCGTCCTCGGTGGGGACCAAGACGGGTTTGGCACCCACCTCGGTGCACAGTGGGCAGGAGACTCGCAGATCCAGGACTCTGCCACCGGTATCCAGCAGGGACTGGATGCTGCGTGGCACGGGGAGAGTATGCCAGCCGCTGCGCCGTGTGTCCACCATCTTCTCTGACACCAACTCCTCCTCCTCGCCCTGGGTCTCGGTGGAGGTGGAGGCAGAGCCTGGAGCTTTCGGCTTCTGCCGGCGGCGCTGCAGAAGCTGGATGTTCACTTTTCCCTTGCCCCGCCCTTTCCCCTTGGCCAGCTTCAGGAAGAGCCACACGTTGGCCTGCTCCACCACCGAGAGCTCGCTGCCCTCCTTGGAAATGTCAAAGGTCATGGCAGATGGAGAGTTTCCTAGAGCAGGAAAGGGAATAGGGCATTTAGTCATCACAATGAGAGCAATGCTTCAAATGTTCAGTCATTTTGGTTAGGCAACACATGCATGTTTTTGGGGCTCTGCTAAAAACAAATGATTATGTTGAAAAAAGGCTGTACAGAAATGATAACTGGAGCTGTGCCCCTTTCTGTCCAATAATGTAATTTCTGAAAAATATTTCTGTCCTTTTAGGGAACCCCTTTTGGCTTAAGAGCAACACCAGAGGTAAAAGCCGTATAACATCTTGCTTACTCTGTGTATTAAATAGAGCTTTGGGCTAAAGGAGagatacactatatgaccaaaaaaaggtatgtggacacctcctcatcgaacatctcaatccaaaatcatagtcattaatatggagttggtcccccctttgctgctataacagcctccactcgttccactagatgttggaacattgctgcggggacttgcttccattcagccacaagagcattagtgaggttgggcactgatgtttggtGATTAGGCCTGGTCGCAGTCAgagttccaattcattccaaaggtgtttgatggggtttaGGCCATGCCTGTGTGCAGGCCagacaagttcttccacaccgatctccacaaaccatttctgtatggaactcactttgtgcacaggaaacaggaaagggccttccccaaactgttgccacaaagttggaagcacaacaTTGTCTACAATGAcattgtaaatcaaatcaaataatattttattggtcacatacacgtgattagcagatgttattttgggtgtagcaaaatgcttgtgcttctagctccgacagtgcagtaatatctaacaagtaacatCTAACAATTTACACAATCTATACCcattacacacaaatctaagtatgaatcaattaagactatatacatatggacgagcaatgtcagagcagaacgaactaagatacagtagaatagtatagaatacagtatatacatatgagatgagtaatgccagatgtGTAAACATTAAGtaactaagataccgtagaatagtatagaatacagtatatacatatgaaatgattaatgcaagatatgtaaacattattaagtgactaagatactgtagaatagtatagaatacagtatatacatatgagatgagtaatgccagatatgtaaacattattaaagtgactagtgttccattccttaaagtggccagtgttctctagtctatgtctataggcagcagcctctattgtgcttgtgatggctgtttaacagtctgatggccttgagatagaagctgtttttcagcctctcggtcccagctttgatgcacctgtactgacctcgtcttctggctgatagtggggtgaacaggcagtggctcaggtggttgatgtccttgatgatattgttggccttcctgtgacatcgggtgctgtaggtgtcctggagggcgggtAGTTTCCCCCGATAATgagttgggcagactgcaccaccctttggagagctttgcggttgcgggtggtgcagttgccgtaccaggcggtgataaagCCCGACAGGATGATTTCAATTtcgcatctgtaaaagtttgcgagggttttaggtgacaagccaaatttctgtagcctcctgaggttgaagaggctctgttgctctgtctgtgtgggtggtccatttcaatttgtcagtgatgtgtacaccaaggaacttgaagcctttcaccttctccactgcggtcccgtcgatgttaatAGAGGGTGCaccctctactgtttcctgaagtcatctcctttgttttgttgacgttgtatgctttagcgttaagatttctcttcactggaactaaggtgccaaaccagaaccatgaaaaacagccccagaccattattcctcctccacaaaaCTTTACAGCTGGCATTATGTATTGTGGCAGGTAGCGGGATCTTGTGCAATGTTggttccaaaggcagtttggaacaccGAGGACAGATGGTTTTAATGCTCCACAcccttcagcactcggtggtcctgttctgtgagcttgcgtggcctaccactttgtggctgagctgtAGTTGCTCTAATACATTTCCACttcccaataacagcacttacagttgaacgggcagaaatttgactaactgacaaCAATgtaaaggtggcattctatgatggttccacattgaaagtcactgagctcctctTTAAGGTCATTCTAATGCCAATGTttgactatggagattgcatggctgtgtgctcgattttatacaccagtcagcaacgggtatggctgaaatagccaaaaccACTCATTtgatggggtgtccacatacttttgtatatatagtgtattatgcATGCTATTGACAGTGGACACTCCATTCTATCCAAACTCCATACTCTGTACAAGACTGTATTTGTTCAAGGTCTGTCATGTCTGATTAGGTGGGCTCGGAAGTATCTTCCCCAGTCACTTTGGCATCTGTTTACTTTGGAAAGCAATGGGCTATGAGAGGGTTGTTGTGAGCCTGGTTACTTTCATGAATAAACGGTAGGTTAGGGTGATTGGACATGtgtatggtgtccatattaggacagcctcatgGACACCAATTGGACATATTTATTGTCTGATATGGCTATTGTTCACGCTTAAACGCTTAAAAAATCTATTATAATAAATGTTATACAAACTTATgaatttgaaaataaatgttttcaaaTAAATACGAATACACTCTTCCTTATTCATGAAAGCTCTTATAAAGTGTTATTTCTAAAACAGATCCCCTTTTAATCTCATACTCTCAAACAAACTTGAGTTAATCAGAGCGTGTAGGACATTCTAACCCACAACACAAACTGTCTTCTTTAATCTCTCTGAGTCCTGCAGGATTGAGAGGGCCTTTGTGGGTTGTTTACACACCACAGTCCTGGGTCATGTCCAGTATGGAGAACATTTTTTGAAAGGAAGAGGTAACttcctgaacttgtccaataagaaacgcttgtTTAGGCCTACATTTTAAAATGGACCCAGGAGTGGTGGCCTGTCTACAGGGAGCTACTGAGAAGTCTCTCTCCACTGTCACCATGCTGCAATTGAGACAAAGTTCAACCATGTGCAACCCGTCACTTAACAACACACATCCCAACACACATACCCATTTGCCTGCCCATCTCACATTGTATACCTATTTTAAGGAAAAAGGCACAACGCTGGAAAGAGGCACAACTCAGACACTTCATTCAGGATAAAGTGGAGTTAGCCTGCCCAGGAGCAGGTTAGAGCTGACGGAGTTcttgccatagaaatgtacctgCATGGGTAAAAGGTGAGAAACCTTGGTGTCAACGGTTATCTCAAGTTGAACTCAGAATTTACCAAAGTTAGCTCGCTAACTCCTCTATCCCATGAAGAAGTATACCCCTCAGATCATGACATGGAATAACAACAGATAAATAATCTTTAGGTGACCACAACAATGGATACTTTGTCCTGGACTAAATTCAATTGTGCCCACGTATAGAATTCCTCCATTGCATCTGACTAAATTCAAGTTCAACCCTCTCCTGTAGCACTTCCAATGTCTAGTATAAGATAACACTTCAAAAATGTGCATGAGGATCTGCACAGCAAAAGTGGTTAATCATCTGTAATGTTATAACTATTAGTGTTCAATACTTTTAAGACACACAGTGTTATTTTAACCCTCTAGTTTTTAAACACGTTTTAAAAATGTACACTCAAAAATATCTATAGCTACCACGTTTGGTTCCTTGAAAGTTGTGGGAACGTtcgtttttggtttcacattggttcTAGGAACaaagccatacgtttcctgaccaGTAAAACTGAATGTGTTCTAAGACCATTTGAGGAATTTTCGTGCATAGCTGCTGCTCAGCGGTGTCCTGGGAATCGCACCAAATTTATCACGGACAAATAGGACAAATACTTTAGCTAACGAAATAAAGCACAGTCACCACCAAAACAGTCAGAGTTGTACATTTTTGGGGAGTGCTTTGGGGGCTTTTGTACTGAAAAGGGAGCAACTCATATCTCTTATGGATATGGATATGCATGTACAGTAAAACCAAACAACACTAAATGTATTTATACTTTTTCGACCACagaaatccctccctccctagcaaGGCTCCCTATCTCTTTTTCCTTTTACttgtaatgaatgaatgaacaaacAAAACAGGGAGAATAGAAAAGCTTGAAAGCGAAGCGCCTCTAAATATATTTGGCTAGATAGCGCAGcagataaaaaaaagaaaagcatCTTCATCTTCCAAGAAATCTCAGTCGGCGAGGAAAGATCATCGCCACTACAGGAATGTCATTAACGATGTGTTATTGGTTCCTGACCATTCATTCAGAGAAGAGTAGTGCTGATTGCTGTGAGAGGTGGCaggcgcctctctctctccctctctctctctgtcccctcccttctCACTATTttggtcctctccctctctctctctttctctcttggtcgccctctttttctctttctctttattctctctttttctccctctctatcctctctctctcccccatccccataTCCActtatagcctccacagtaattATTTGGCCCCATATTTGGATGAATGAAGTGATTATGTACGGTTAGAAACCCCGCAGGTATGTCGGTCGGGCCCttcgacacccccccccccccaccccctctggcGCATCGTTAATGCCCCCCTAATTTCACCGGCACTTTTTTTAAATCCAAGGTTCATACAAAAGGGTGGTTATTTAAAGCCCAAGCCATTATGCACATTTATGTAAGCAAACAAGCAGGAGAAGAATGTGCTTGTCACATGCTGGTTGCGCCGCTCTGCTGCCATACACGATGGCCAGTCCGCAATCAGGAGAGCCTCCAGCCTCCCCCTCGTTGCGGTGGCGTGCAGCGCATGAGAGCACACTGTTGCACGTGGAGGCGATACATGTTGTAGTTCCGATGCATTGTATTAAAACTCTCCTATTGTTGTTTTCGCATCGTTGTCTGATCTCATCTCTGATTCATCCACTTCACACCTGCATATGAAAATTCCCAACTGTAGATGTGAACGTGGTTGACGTATTTCAATCAAGTGGTTGACCCGCTGTTGTAAAATTCTGAAAACCTAGGCCTAAAATGCAAAAACGTGTCTACTTTCAGTTCCTACGCACTGAAGTTACAACACTTAAACTCTTATCCATCACTTCTTTCGTCATACATTAGGATACAGTTGTACTGTGAAGTTTTCTGTATCGATACAAAGTGCCACTAGACTTCACCAACCAAACGCTGGGTATAAATTAAACTGGGTTAGGTCTCATTCAGAGCCTGATCTTGTGGTAGCGTTGGTAGGACGACAGTAGCTTTAAGGCCGATTTTCCCCCGACTGCCAGACAATTGATTCCCTGCAAACTCCCTGCCTAGGAATTCCCACAGCCAACAGACCAGGTTTTTTTATACACACAATTACCAGGCGATTCAATCAAGCAGTATGCGGGacattggttaatagaccaataacaaagaaagttccaaacctctgccaataacagatagttttcagtttcccccccAACTCAGAGCACTCCAAGCTAAATTCTTGCAAGATAAATATTTTTGGGGCAAAAGTAATTTTAATTTGAATGaaaatctattacagtaaggtacttatttgtaacccagaaatgatttgatattgatatttaaaaaaatatacgcttaccctaaccatagccctaacctcaacccttgcCGCAATCCTtgttttaaacctaaccctagccttagcaagcagttgcttatcaacagatcgTTTGCTGATAGATTGACCATCTGTAGATCATCTATATGGGACTatacaaataaagtgtgacccaaGTCACTACCATGTTTAAATCGGCAAGACCAACAAAGTGTGACCGAATTCGCTACCCTGTTTAAATTGACAAGACCTACAGCGGAGAAATGTATATGATTTTCCTGGATATGGCTATGGAGAAATGAATTGTTACCATTGATGTgcccgcacacatacacactaactcCAAGAGAGGCGGATGGAGGAACAGGcagatgcatgcacacactaATACTCATGGTTATtgacacactcactaacacacagttTATTGAGCATTTGAGAGAATATTAATTTAGTCATGAATTATAGTCCATCTTGAACTACATTTATACACATCTAGCATGTCACATAATTTACAATTCCTTGTTCTTAATCTCATACCAACATttcatgtaacctttatttaacctggtaagccggctaagaacaaattcttatttccaatgatgaCCTGGCAAACATATTTTGCAAAATCCTTAAGTGTCCTCTAGTAGCTGAGTACACACTGAAATCATTTTGAGTCAAAAGCCGCATTCGACACTCGCTTAAGCGTGGGGAACTCGTGCTAGCTAAGGATGCCAAGGCACGTGGGTAGTCGGTGCGCATAACCCCCGAACGAAGAAATTGCAAAGGGACGTCAATAGTTTAATCTAAGCCATGTTGACTACAAGTTCGAAGAGAAAGCCTTAAGcaccacagacacacatcaaTATTGAAACAGACCCAAACCCAGGCACACACATTTTACACATGCAGGTAGCACGTTATTTAATTGCCCGCTTGGATACTTTTAATTAAATGTTTAAATCATCACTGTATATCTAATAAATCACTGTGTTTATTTCATGAAAACAAATTCAAATTTATATTTTAATCATTTATTTCCACGAGCCTCCTTTTGCCATTggaaatgctcagtctgatcgTGATGATACAAATGTAAACATATTTACATACACAGCAATGATTGGTCGATAGGATCATCTAGACTCTAGAGCCTACCCAGCTTAGACCTTCAAAGTAGGAGGATGCATATGCAAATAAAagatgactggtcattggtcagaATAATCAGATCAGATTGTGAAAAATTCCATCCCACctaaacaggctgaaattccaggaGTTTCTTTTAAGGCTCTTAATTTTTGGGACTGCACTGCCCTTTTAAACAACAGTTTCCACGGGTTTACCTGATATTTATCAGGAAATAATTATGTGATAACAGTGAGTACTTTCAGGTACTATAACAAAGGATTAATTGTGCTGAGTGGTGCTTCTTTAAATGAATCAAACAAATCAAGAAAGTAATTGATGTTATTACTGTAACTGCTAACCAAACAAACATACAGAGGCACACAAAATCGCTGACTCACCTGGCTCGGCAAAGGTAATGATTTCGGAGGGCGGCTCGGGCAGCCCTGCCCACTCACTGCCAGCACCCCCCGGTCCCTTCTCCTGGATCTCCACCCTGCCGTCCTCACCCACACGGCCAACGTGTAGTTTCTTGATGGCGTTGAGCAGGGCAGCGCGTGGCACCGGGTGCGTGACGTTGGGCCGTGCACTCAGGTGGAGCATGTTGAGGATGTGCCGCTTTACCGCTTCCACCATGTCCGTTTGGCCCGAAGTCCGAGCCACAGATTCAGATGCTGATTCAAATCCAGGAGGGACCGGGTCATAACCCCTCGTCATCTGGGCCAGCACACAGGACGGACAGTTGGTCACCTGGGTCTCCTCCACCAGCCCCTGCTCTGGCATGGCCACATCCACAGCTGCCAGAGGTCCAGCCAAAGTAGGGGATCCACATCCTGTCTGAAGCTTGGCGAGAAGCAACGCCAGCACCCCGGCAAACGCGGCTAACAAGGGCATCCTGTGCCACAGAATGCCGactcacacacgcgcacacaagaCTTGGAGAAGGGTGAGTAGAGGACAGCAGCACACCGGACAGCTCTCCTCACCTTATCTCTCCCGATTCACAAGGTGTTGATGGGGTTTCACCGACACCAACAAAGCACTTGTGTGGGAGACAGAAATAACAAGTTTGAGAAAAGTTACAATCCTTCTCTGAGTGAGGTGCTGCTAGCTTCAAAAAGTTGGATGTTGGAAAGTAGAGATTTGAGACCAGGCAATGCCCTTGTATTACTCCTATGGGGTAAAGCACTTTACCCCACTACTATCTTTACTTGGTCCTCACAAACCAGGTCTTTGCTCCAGTCCTCATAAACCACTTCTCCTGTCAATTCCAGAAAAGCAAGCTCTCTGCTTTGTAAAACCATTCCTCTTGTTTTGTCCAGTTGGTAAAATAAGGTTTACTGTATAAAAACAGAATATCTTGTCCAGTCTTTGTAAAAATGAAGTGTTTGGGAGTGTGTGCACTCTAGTTTAGTCCTTGCAAAAAGAAGTGTGGTGGTGTCCTGTCCTGCTGATATGCACAGCACTGGAGAAGCCTCAGAGAGCTCACTATATCGGAGTTGAATGGCTTTGTCGAAGTGGGCAGGGTTAGAGTGCCTCTCActctcaccactctctctttTGCCTCTCACTGTAAttatacctccctcccttcctttatccctccctctatacccCCCATTACTACTGTGTGTTTCATTACTTCTGAATCACAACTACGTGTTCATCCTTTTAAATTTTAACTAACAAGTTCAACTTCAGGCAAACACAAGAGTCAGGCAGGTCACCTCCACAAGTTAGTCTATGTTTTTTGCTTGAAATTTCTTTCTCTGTTTTGCTATCTTTCTATATAGTGTCTGCATTGGATGGTTTTTGTAGCATGCTTGTGGGGTTTTCTTGCACGTCACGATGGAGGAGGCGGAAGAGGCACTGTGTGCGCACTGAGTCTCCCTGATTCATTCataccacacaccaacacacacacagacgtgttCACCCTCATCcacattttcacacacacaccccaaccccagcaagcacataacgttctgagaaccatatgtttcttagagcttggggagagcatggttgtcctatggttattttgcataaaCCTTCCCACagctttctgggaatggtgcaggatagttgattggctttggaacattctcagcacatttaacaAAGTAAAGTACTTTCTTACTTTActtttcctaaaagttcaaacatggttacatttaaattcagttttggtaatgttctaggaacgttctacAACTGGTTTGACAAAGAAATAAAGTTTTTCTGTGGGATATTTCGTGGCTctttttaaagtcatgttctcaaattgttctgagaacTTTAAGAAAACCACAAGAACACTTTAGTAATGTTCAGAGAACgctctaagaatgttatttaaaaacgtatacattccgttctcagcatcaacaaaatgTGTGGTCAGGTGTGTTCTTAATGAGTACTTGTTTCTTTTGAAATTGGGTCTGTTTGAATATACTAAAATTAACAGCTTTGTTtgagtaaaaaattataataataacatgggatgCTAGTTCCACCCTGGTGGCACAGTGGACTAAGTCCGTGGATAGAGAACAAAAGATCACAGGTTTGACCCTACTGATGCCGTGCCACAAtaacaaataaatgtgattgCATGATTAATGTCTAAGCAAATTAAttcccatgtgtcctatctgtgcttggtgTTCAACACAGTTAAACTAAGCTAGAAGtgttatttaattaccttcaaataacctacAATTTTcattctcagaacgttaataaaaCCATAGTAAAATATTCTCAGAACGTCCCTGAAACCTAAAAATCTATGTTCCTAGAAAAGGTGAaatgttcacttctgttctcagaatgttaaaTTGTTTTTCCTTCATACTGGTGAGGAAACGTATGGCTTTGTTCCCAGAATCAATGGGGAACCAAAAAcgtacattcccacaacttccaaggaacaaAATGTACTAGCTGGGATAAACCGGGCATGCCCACTGACTGGTCTCAGTTCCagttacaaaacacacacaggtaaGCTATATTCATTACATACCTAGTGTCATCGTACCACTGATTTCACGTTGGATGGATTCTCTAGGGAATTTGTCTTCGACCAAGTTTAAAGTTTTAAGGTCACATACACAAGTACAGCGAAATGCCGttcttgcaagctctaaacccaacaacgCAGTATTCAAATATCAATGTAGTACCCAAGAGTCAATGTAAAGGCCTCTAGGGGTCTACATCAGCTCATGTCACGGTTATGGTGGGATTTGGTCCACAAGACCTGGGCTCAAATAGTCAATATTTTTTATCAAACACTTTGAGCGTTTTATTGAGCCTGCGTTTGCTTCTATTTGGGACTATTCAATTGGCTCCATTGCACCAAGCAAGTTCATTCAagcttaaaatcaaatcaaatcaacttatatttgtcacatacacatggttagcagatgttaatgtgagtgtagcgaaatgcttgtgcttctagttctgacaattctgtaataaccaacgagtaatctaacctaacaatttcacaacaactaccttatgcacacacaagtgtaaagggatgaagaatatgtatataaagatatatgaatgagtgatggtacagaacggcataggcaagatgcagtagatggtatcgagtacagtatatacatataagatgtTTCTCTCCCAGGTGGTGGTTGTTGGTGTTTCATAATCATCTTTGTAAAATTAGTTGTGTAAAATCTATAAAAGGCTTGTGTAATCCCAGCCAATGACTTGGAAGAGAGGACCCTTGCCCAGTGCTATACTCACTTCACTGACATCCTCCGTGCTAACGTGATGTGAGTAGGTGCCCGTTGCCCGAGCGTGATTTGGTAGTGGAACGTGTGACAGCAACGCCTCTCCAACAGTTGCCGCTCCAGCTGACTCATGGCACATGCATATCATTATCGTGCACCATCGGGTGTAAGCGTGGAGAGTGCTGTGCCATCCATTCATGATGAGCACTTATCGTTGTTATGAGTGGCATAGCCTAAAATAGACCCTTTGGAGTGGATGGAGAAAGAGTTGGCTCTCAATGTAGTAGTTCATCATCAGGCAAATAACTGGCCAATTTACCTTCAATTAGTCAGACACAAATTTAAAAGGCTATAATGGACTTTGACTACGAGGAAATACTTAATCAAGCATTATGAGTGTTCTCATGAACGccattatacactgagtataccaaacattaggaacaccacattgagttgcaaccccccaccccccttttgccctcagaacagtctcaatttgtcagggcatggactctacaaggtgttgaaagtgttccatagggatgctggcccatttgtacatgtaggtaggagtgAAGTAACTATAcgatttaacctgtctcctcctcttcatctacactgattgaagtggatttaacaagtgacatcaataagagatcatagctttcacatgtATTCACCTGGGCAGTCTgtcatgttcttaatgttttgtacactcagtgtaaaacTTAAACACACATGAAGGTGTTATGTAGTCTTTATGTCAGGCATTATGAATCCTTATGTATACCTCTTTGAAATAAAGTATTATCAAATGTTCTAACGCACATATCCGGGAAACGGTTTGTCCGTGATTGGTATATAAAACCTGAAACCTCTTGTTTGATGTGTCACTGGTCTCTGGTGGTGCAGGACTTCCTCTCTAACATGGGGTGGTGTGATGGGATTAGGGACTCCCTGGCATTCCTTTCTCCACCCACCCTGCCTTGTGACTCCCACCCAGATGGGGTGTGCTGGAGTaagagaggaggtgggaggtTTGTGTGGTGAGTAGGAACTTCCAGGAGGATGCTGAGGTGTGAGAGTGGCGAGAGTGGCTTCACCTTGAGCTGTAGATAACACTAAGCTACTTTCCTTTGCTGGTACACTGCAGCTCTCTACAATGGGTAAGCTGTGAGGATGCTTGATAGGGGGTGATGGTAGGGTGTTTTCATCCCACAGGACCAATTATGGGCCAAAACACAGTTATTAGCCGACCATCATCTGCAGTCCAGGAGCCCATACGACCATCAGGAGCCAGTTAGACAGTCCTCATAGAACACAGTTTGGGAC contains:
- the LOC109875144 gene encoding inhibin beta A chain-like, giving the protein MPLLAAFAGVLALLLAKLQTGCGSPTLAGPLAAVDVAMPEQGLVEETQVTNCPSCVLAQMTRGYDPVPPGFESASESVARTSGQTDMVEAVKRHILNMLHLSARPNVTHPVPRAALLNAIKKLHVGRVGEDGRVEIQEKGPGGAGSEWAGLPEPPSEIITFAEPGNSPSAMTFDISKEGSELSVVEQANVWLFLKLAKGKGRGKGKVNIQLLQRRRQKPKAPGSASTSTETQGEEEELVSEKMVDTRRSGWHTLPVPRSIQSLLDTGGRVLDLRVSCPLCTEVGAKPVLVPTEDEQPGREREQSHRPFLMVVLRPGEEEHAHRRAKRGLECDDKMHMCCKRQFYVNFKDIGWNDWIIAPPGYHANYCEGDCPSHVASITGSSLSFHSTVINHYRMRGYAPFQNIKSCCVPTRLRAMSMLYYNEEQKIIKKDIQNMIVDECGCS